One genomic region from Natrinema caseinilyticum encodes:
- a CDS encoding SIR2 family NAD-dependent protein deacylase, which produces MDELERLATEVQRAETVVAFTGAGISAPSGVPTFRGDDGVWENFDEGQFAYGRFQRDPEGFWADRVELQRELFGEEYRPNAAHEALASMGRDGHLEAILTQNTDGLHAEAAASIDDGSGSGGDGTDTADGRETTILEIHGNSQRVRCIECGTHSDADPIFERVVGGERPPTCECGGVFKPDVVLFGERLPEAVFQRARSLARESDVFLAIGSSLVVEPAASLPRLAASSGATVGLVNLESTPCDDTADVVIRDDVTAALPRLRDRLERLSE; this is translated from the coding sequence ATGGACGAACTCGAGCGACTCGCGACCGAGGTACAGCGCGCGGAGACGGTCGTCGCGTTTACCGGCGCGGGGATCTCGGCACCCTCCGGCGTGCCGACCTTCCGGGGCGACGACGGCGTCTGGGAGAACTTCGACGAGGGGCAGTTCGCCTACGGTCGGTTCCAGCGCGACCCCGAGGGGTTCTGGGCGGACCGCGTCGAGTTACAGCGCGAACTGTTCGGCGAGGAGTACCGACCCAACGCGGCTCACGAGGCGCTCGCCTCGATGGGGCGAGACGGCCATCTCGAGGCCATCCTCACGCAGAACACGGACGGCTTACACGCCGAGGCCGCGGCATCGATCGACGACGGATCGGGGTCTGGCGGGGACGGAACAGACACCGCAGACGGGCGCGAAACGACCATCCTCGAGATTCACGGCAACTCCCAGCGGGTTCGCTGTATCGAGTGTGGGACCCACAGCGACGCCGATCCGATCTTCGAGCGCGTCGTCGGGGGCGAACGCCCGCCGACGTGCGAGTGCGGCGGCGTCTTCAAACCCGACGTCGTCCTCTTCGGGGAGCGACTTCCCGAGGCGGTCTTCCAGCGCGCCCGCTCGCTCGCCCGCGAGAGCGACGTCTTCCTCGCGATCGGCTCCTCGCTCGTCGTCGAGCCCGCCGCCTCGCTGCCGCGACTCGCCGCGTCCTCGGGAGCGACGGTCGGACTCGTCAACCTCGAATCGACCCCGTGTGACGACACCGCCGACGTGGTCATCCGCGACGACGTGACGGCTGCCCTCCCGCGGCTCCGAGACCGCCTCGAGCGGCTGAGCGAGTGA
- a CDS encoding threonine synthase: METTDAFAGLECVDCGAVVDAFEESHRCPDCGGSLESTYEYDAIDIDREALADRPFDSQWRYAELLPFSRESAVSTSEGATPLVECPQLADELGVGRVLLKDEGRNSTGTSKDRGASVAVTAAARSGATDVALPSTGNGGQAVAAYAGRAGLDAHVYLPSRSGFTNKAMVNVHGGDMNVVGGRFDAAVGAFEEGLAEHDDWYSLRASETPYRHEGAKTVFYEIVEQLEWAVPDVIVSPTGAGTGIVGLAKGATEFRELGLIDDLPALYVAQASGCAPIVTAFDDDRDDHDPVEHPDTICGELEIPDPGASSRVLEAIRRTDGGAVATDDPDVLEAAVRVAQATGLEMIPSAAAAASGAWELAERGAFAGDETVVIVNTGAGNKEADVLRSHLMGQGV, encoded by the coding sequence ATGGAGACGACAGACGCGTTCGCCGGACTCGAGTGTGTCGACTGCGGGGCCGTCGTCGACGCATTCGAGGAATCTCACCGCTGTCCGGACTGCGGGGGCTCGCTCGAGTCGACCTACGAGTACGACGCGATCGACATCGATCGCGAGGCGCTCGCCGATCGACCGTTCGACTCGCAGTGGCGGTACGCGGAGCTGCTGCCGTTTTCACGCGAGTCGGCCGTGTCGACGAGCGAGGGAGCGACTCCGCTCGTCGAGTGCCCCCAACTGGCCGACGAACTCGGCGTCGGTCGCGTTCTCCTCAAAGACGAGGGCCGGAATTCGACGGGGACGAGCAAAGACCGCGGGGCATCGGTAGCCGTGACGGCGGCCGCTCGGAGCGGCGCGACCGACGTTGCACTTCCGTCGACCGGGAACGGCGGTCAGGCCGTCGCGGCGTACGCGGGCCGGGCGGGACTCGACGCGCACGTGTATCTCCCCTCCCGGTCCGGATTTACGAACAAAGCGATGGTCAACGTCCACGGCGGCGACATGAACGTCGTCGGCGGCCGATTCGACGCTGCGGTCGGGGCCTTCGAGGAGGGACTGGCCGAACACGACGACTGGTACTCCCTGCGCGCGTCCGAGACCCCGTACCGCCACGAGGGTGCGAAGACGGTCTTCTACGAAATCGTCGAACAACTCGAGTGGGCCGTTCCGGACGTGATCGTGTCTCCCACCGGTGCCGGCACCGGGATCGTCGGACTCGCAAAGGGCGCGACCGAGTTCCGTGAACTGGGCCTGATCGACGATCTTCCCGCACTCTACGTCGCCCAGGCGTCCGGTTGTGCGCCGATCGTCACGGCGTTCGACGACGATCGTGACGACCACGACCCCGTCGAGCACCCCGATACGATTTGCGGGGAACTCGAGATACCCGATCCCGGCGCGAGTTCGCGCGTCCTCGAGGCGATCCGCCGGACCGATGGCGGCGCGGTCGCGACGGACGACCCGGACGTTCTCGAGGCCGCGGTGCGGGTCGCCCAGGCGACCGGACTCGAGATGATTCCGAGCGCCGCAGCGGCGGCCAGCGGTGCGTGGGAACTCGCCGAGCGAGGGGCGTTCGCGGGCGACGAGACGGTCGTCATCGTCAACACGGGGGCGGGAAACAAGGAAGCGGACGTACTGCGCAGCCACCTGATGGGACAGGGTGTCTGA
- a CDS encoding antitoxin VapB family protein produces MGSKTVSLKDETYRRLDREKRDGESFSDAIDRLLAEDDTNPLRELIGLLDNDEAAAVRRRSEEFRADVNERFDDSESRRPEENQ; encoded by the coding sequence ATGGGAAGCAAGACGGTCAGCCTGAAAGATGAAACCTATCGCCGTCTCGATAGAGAGAAACGGGACGGTGAGAGCTTCAGCGACGCTATCGATCGCCTGCTCGCCGAGGACGACACGAATCCGCTGCGTGAACTGATCGGTCTCCTCGATAACGACGAAGCAGCGGCGGTCAGAAGACGGTCAGAGGAGTTTCGTGCGGACGTAAACGAGCGGTTCGATGACTCTGAGTCGAGACGGCCTGAGGAGAACCAGTAG
- a CDS encoding type II toxin-antitoxin system VapC family toxin, whose protein sequence is MVVLDSCFLIDLFAEDAAAIAKLDEFDWRSASVSTLTVSEVGFGLSATDRDRFESIVQRVDVLPYGLAESRRAMEEQRELRDRGRQIGAIDVMIAATAVEANKPVVTRNVGEFQRTNASVTPY, encoded by the coding sequence ATGGTCGTCTTAGACAGCTGCTTTCTCATCGATCTCTTCGCCGAAGACGCGGCCGCGATCGCGAAACTGGACGAATTCGACTGGCGAAGTGCGTCAGTTTCGACGCTCACCGTTTCGGAGGTCGGATTCGGCCTCTCGGCCACCGACCGAGACCGGTTCGAGTCGATCGTACAGCGAGTAGACGTCCTTCCGTATGGCCTTGCGGAATCCCGTCGAGCGATGGAAGAACAGCGGGAACTCAGAGACCGAGGCCGACAGATCGGTGCGATCGACGTGATGATCGCGGCGACGGCCGTCGAGGCGAACAAACCCGTGGTCACCAGAAACGTCGGCGAGTTCCAACGGACGAACGCCTCGGTGACGCCGTACTGA
- a CDS encoding LSM domain-containing protein: MSGRPLDVLEASLGERVAVRLKSGDEYVGDLAGYDQHMNLVLEDVTIPVEGGVEAEAPVEDTTIIRGDNVVSITP; the protein is encoded by the coding sequence ATGAGTGGACGACCGCTGGATGTACTCGAGGCGTCACTCGGCGAACGCGTCGCGGTACGGCTCAAAAGTGGCGACGAGTACGTCGGCGACCTCGCCGGCTACGATCAGCACATGAATCTGGTGCTCGAAGACGTGACGATCCCCGTCGAGGGCGGTGTCGAAGCGGAAGCGCCGGTCGAAGACACAACCATTATACGCGGCGATAACGTCGTGTCGATCACTCCATGA
- a CDS encoding zinc-dependent metalloprotease: MNLYRSARVVAGASGTNAIDWRSAADAAKAATEPGSLALEPGEREAYARDVREARDAVRTVSGVDFDVPETVEIQNRHHWIDANVATFERVMSALETHTGTFPGIARTINTGTMTVMLAFLGRNVLGQYDPLLLAETPADDHALYFVRPNILSAAHKLDVDSDRFRRWIAFHEVTHAAEFGAAPWLSDHLERRMQDGIATLSEGSFNREAFRDLDAAMTVVEGYAELLMDHAFDDEYEDLRRKLDQRRKGRGPLQRLVRRLLGLGLKERQYERGKRFFEHVVAVRDLETASLVWAHPENLPSQDELEAPGTWIQRVER, encoded by the coding sequence GTGAATCTCTATCGTAGCGCCCGGGTCGTTGCCGGTGCGTCCGGGACCAACGCGATCGACTGGCGGTCGGCCGCCGACGCCGCCAAGGCGGCCACGGAACCCGGTTCACTCGCTCTCGAGCCGGGTGAACGCGAGGCCTACGCCCGCGACGTCCGGGAGGCTCGAGACGCAGTACGGACAGTCTCGGGCGTGGATTTCGACGTCCCCGAGACCGTCGAAATTCAGAATCGCCACCACTGGATCGATGCCAACGTCGCCACGTTCGAGCGGGTCATGAGCGCCCTCGAGACCCACACCGGAACCTTTCCCGGCATCGCCCGAACGATCAACACCGGGACGATGACCGTCATGCTCGCCTTTCTCGGACGGAACGTACTCGGCCAGTACGACCCGCTGCTGCTGGCGGAGACGCCCGCGGACGACCACGCGCTGTACTTCGTCCGGCCGAACATCCTCTCGGCCGCCCACAAACTCGACGTCGATTCCGACCGGTTCCGCCGCTGGATCGCGTTCCACGAGGTCACCCACGCCGCCGAATTCGGCGCCGCACCGTGGCTTTCCGACCACCTCGAGCGGCGCATGCAAGACGGGATCGCGACGCTCTCCGAGGGCTCTTTCAACCGGGAGGCGTTCCGGGACCTCGATGCGGCGATGACCGTCGTGGAAGGGTACGCGGAACTCCTGATGGATCACGCCTTCGACGACGAGTACGAGGACCTCCGCCGCAAACTCGACCAACGTCGCAAGGGACGGGGACCGCTCCAGCGTCTGGTCCGTCGCCTGCTCGGCCTCGGCCTCAAAGAACGGCAGTACGAACGCGGCAAACGCTTCTTCGAACACGTCGTCGCCGTTCGAGACCTCGAGACGGCGAGTCTGGTCTGGGCACACCCGGAGAACCTCCCGTCACAGGACGAACTCGAAGCGCCGGGGACGTGGATCCAGCGCGTCGAACGATAA
- a CDS encoding 50S ribosomal protein L37e yields the protein MTGAGTPTQGKKNKTTHVKCRRCGEKSYHVKKKECSSCGFGKSAKRRDYEWQSKTGDN from the coding sequence ATGACTGGTGCAGGAACCCCGACACAAGGAAAGAAGAACAAGACGACACACGTCAAGTGTCGTCGCTGCGGTGAGAAGTCCTATCACGTGAAGAAAAAGGAGTGTTCGTCGTGTGGGTTCGGCAAGTCCGCCAAACGACGCGACTACGAGTGGCAGTCGAAGACCGGCGACAACTGA
- a CDS encoding phosphoglycerol geranylgeranyltransferase produces the protein MTTPWEDWNHILKIDPDKELPEGVTYGDLCATGTDAIEVGGTLGVTRENMSAVIEACAEHDVALYLEPSSPDVVLDDDVLDGYLIPTVFNAGSPFWITEAHKEWVRLEGELDWERTTTEAYIVLNPEADVATLTEANCDLGADDVAAYATVAERMFGQEIVYVEYSGMLGDEGVVEAAANATDEATVFYGGGIHDYDSAYSMAQYADVIVVGDLAHDEGIEAVRETVAAANDA, from the coding sequence ATGACTACCCCCTGGGAGGACTGGAACCACATTCTCAAGATCGATCCCGACAAGGAGTTACCCGAGGGTGTGACCTACGGCGATCTCTGTGCGACCGGCACCGACGCCATCGAAGTCGGCGGCACGTTGGGCGTCACCCGAGAGAACATGAGCGCCGTCATCGAGGCCTGTGCCGAACACGACGTCGCCCTCTATCTGGAACCCTCGAGCCCCGACGTCGTCCTCGACGACGACGTGCTGGACGGCTATCTCATTCCGACCGTGTTCAACGCCGGCTCTCCGTTCTGGATCACCGAAGCCCACAAGGAGTGGGTCCGGCTCGAGGGCGAACTCGACTGGGAACGGACGACGACCGAGGCGTACATCGTGTTGAATCCCGAAGCCGACGTGGCGACGTTGACGGAGGCGAACTGTGATCTCGGCGCCGACGACGTCGCTGCCTACGCGACGGTCGCCGAGCGCATGTTCGGTCAGGAAATCGTCTACGTCGAGTACTCCGGTATGCTCGGCGACGAAGGCGTCGTCGAGGCGGCCGCAAACGCGACCGACGAAGCGACGGTGTTCTACGGCGGTGGAATCCACGACTACGATTCGGCGTATTCGATGGCTCAGTACGCAGACGTCATCGTCGTCGGCGATCTCGCACACGACGAAGGAATCGAGGCGGTTCGGGAAACCGTGGCCGCGGCCAACGACGCGTAG